One Ktedonobacterales bacterium genomic region harbors:
- a CDS encoding M20 family metallopeptidase — translation MDVKQEIAQRHSALIDLRRDFHQHPELAMEETRTAGIVAERLRGSGLEVRTGIGKTGVVGVLRGGQPGKTLAIRADIDALPIQEENDLPFKSKTPGKMHACGHDGHTAIGLTVADILASRRDQLRGNVTFLFQPAEERIGGAQPMIADGALKNPDVDAVIGLHLLSGLPVGQVGVRAGATFASADAFTLRVRGRGGHGAMPNLSVDPILAASQIVVALQSLVSREVSPFSPTAVTVGSIHGGTAFNIIPDEVVLEGTFRAYSEADRTHLETRIKEVAESVGAAMRASVDVEMVRGCPPCVSDANMARLVERAAAETVGAHNIRDDQLTTGSDDMALFLDAVPGCYFIVGVQNQATGCDAPHHSPRFKIDEGGLPVGVEVMVRAALDYLQ, via the coding sequence ATGGATGTCAAACAGGAGATCGCTCAGCGTCACAGTGCCTTGATAGATCTGCGCCGCGACTTTCATCAGCACCCTGAACTGGCGATGGAAGAGACGCGCACCGCTGGCATCGTCGCCGAGCGCCTGCGCGGCAGTGGGCTGGAAGTGCGTACCGGCATCGGCAAAACCGGCGTGGTTGGCGTGCTGCGCGGCGGCCAGCCCGGCAAAACGCTGGCTATCCGCGCCGATATTGACGCGCTGCCGATTCAAGAAGAGAACGATCTGCCCTTCAAGTCCAAAACGCCCGGTAAAATGCACGCCTGCGGCCACGACGGCCATACCGCCATCGGTTTGACTGTCGCCGATATTCTGGCGAGCCGCCGCGACCAGCTACGCGGCAATGTCACCTTCCTCTTCCAGCCCGCAGAGGAGCGCATCGGTGGCGCGCAGCCTATGATCGCTGATGGCGCGCTGAAAAACCCCGATGTTGACGCGGTGATCGGGCTGCACCTGCTGAGCGGCCTCCCCGTCGGGCAGGTAGGCGTGCGCGCCGGAGCCACATTCGCCAGCGCCGACGCTTTCACGCTGCGCGTGCGCGGGCGCGGCGGTCATGGAGCGATGCCCAATCTCTCCGTTGACCCCATCCTGGCTGCTTCGCAGATCGTCGTCGCCCTCCAGTCGCTCGTCAGCCGCGAAGTCTCGCCCTTCAGCCCCACCGCTGTGACCGTCGGCAGTATTCACGGCGGGACCGCCTTTAATATCATCCCCGATGAAGTCGTGCTGGAAGGCACGTTCCGCGCCTACTCCGAAGCGGACCGTACCCATCTGGAGACACGTATCAAAGAGGTTGCTGAAAGCGTGGGCGCGGCTATGCGCGCCTCGGTTGATGTTGAGATGGTACGCGGCTGCCCGCCCTGTGTCAGTGATGCGAACATGGCCCGCCTGGTAGAGCGGGCCGCTGCTGAGACGGTGGGCGCGCACAACATCCGCGACGACCAATTGACCACTGGCAGCGACGATATGGCCCTGTTCCTCGATGCCGTCCCTGGCTGCTATTTCATCGTTGGCGTGCAGAATCAGGCCACTGGCTGCGACGCGCCGCATCACAGTCCACGCTTTAAGATTGACGAGGGTGGTCTGCCTGTCGGCGTTGAGGTCATGGTCCGCGCCGCACTGGACTATTTGCAATGA